A single genomic interval of Anopheles darlingi chromosome X, idAnoDarlMG_H_01, whole genome shotgun sequence harbors:
- the LOC125954539 gene encoding dual specificity mitogen-activated protein kinase kinase 6 isoform X2 → MASRRIKPGLKVKLDGPGSSNSAADSTDKSTPRNLDKRGTLTVGERSFVVEADHLRKLADLGRGAYGIVEKMLHQPSGTVMAVKRITVTSGIGVAGGGGGGGVQSQEQKRLLMDLDVSMRASDCRHTVQFYGALFREGDVWICMEVMDTSVDKFYPVVYKRPGRTIPEAILARIALAIVRALHYLHTELRVIHRDVKPSNVLMNRHGDVKMCDFGISGYLVDSVAKTIDAGCKPYMAPERIDPASCSRTAGYDIRSDVWSLGITMVEIATGRFPYATWRTPFEQLKQVVTDEPPRLPKVTTAGSEPFSAEFHNFIDQCLKKHYQDRANYEQLLAMDFVKHHLRSNSNSSYIKVRGIPDSPFDFDRP, encoded by the exons ATGGCTTCCCGGAGAATCAAGCCGGGATTAAAGGTGAAGCTGGATGgaccgggcagcagcaacagtgcggCGGACAGTACTGATAAGAGTACGCCGAGAAACTTGGATAAAAGAGGGACGCTGACCGTGGGTGAGCGATCGTTCGTGGTGGAAGCGGATCATTTGCGCAAACTGGCCGACCTTGGTCGCGGGGCCTATGGAATCGTCGAAAAGATGCTGCACCAACCATCCGGCACAGTGATGGCGGTAAAACGAATTACGGTCACAAGCGGCATTGGTGtagctggtggcggtggcggcggcggcgtacAGTCGCAAGAGCAGAAGCGATTGCTTATGGATCTAGACGTGTCGATGCGCGCCAGCGACTGCCGGCACACAGTTCAGTTTTACGGTGCTCTGTTCCGCGAAGGTGATGTCTGGATTTGCATGGAAGTGATGGACACCAGCGTAGATAAGTTTTATCCCGTAGTGTACAAACGACCTGGCCGAACTATTCCGGAAGCCATTCTGGCACGCATTGCGCTGGCAATCGTTCGCGCTTTACATTACTTACACACGGAGCTGCGAGTCATTCACCGGGATGTGAAGCCGTCGAATGTTCTTATGAATCGTCACGGGGACGTGAAAATGTGCGATTTTGGCATATCTG GCTATCTCGTCGACTCCGTGGCGAAAACGATCGACGCAGGCTGCAAACCATACATGGCACCCGAGCGAATTGATCCGGCCAGCTGCAGCCGAACTGCCGGCTACGATATTAGGTCCGACGTTTGGTCGTTGGGTATCACAATGGTAGAGATTGCAACAGGCCGCTTTCCCTACGCTACCTGGCGGACACCGTTCGAACAGCTGAAGCAGGTCGTTACGGATGAGCCACCGCGACTGCCCAAAGTGACCACTGCCGGAAGCGAGCCGTTCTCAGCCGAATTTCACAACTTCATCGATCAATGCTTGAAGAAACATTACCAAGATCGTGCCAATTACGAACAACTGCTCGCCATGGACTTTGTGAAgc ACCACTTGCGTTCAAATTCCAATTCATCTTACATAAAAGTGCGCGGCATTCCTGATAGCCCGTTCGATTTTGACCGCCCTTGA
- the LOC125954539 gene encoding dual specificity mitogen-activated protein kinase kinase 6 isoform X1: MASRRIKPGLKVKLDGPGSSNSAADSTDKSTPRNLDKRGTLTVGERSFVVEADHLRKLADLGRGAYGIVEKMLHQPSGTVMAVKRITVTSGIGVAGGGGGGGVQSQEQKRLLMDLDVSMRASDCRHTVQFYGALFREGDVWICMEVMDTSVDKFYPVVYKRPGRTIPEAILARIALAIVRALHYLHTELRVIHRDVKPSNVLMNRHGDVKMCDFGISGYLVDSVAKTIDAGCKPYMAPERIDPASCSRTAGYDIRSDVWSLGITMVEIATGRFPYATWRTPFEQLKQVVTDEPPRLPKVTTAGSEPFSAEFHNFIDQCLKKHYQDRANYEQLLAMDFVKRYDDDNMNGDTSEMARYICMILDETDAIADNSVSQP; encoded by the exons ATGGCTTCCCGGAGAATCAAGCCGGGATTAAAGGTGAAGCTGGATGgaccgggcagcagcaacagtgcggCGGACAGTACTGATAAGAGTACGCCGAGAAACTTGGATAAAAGAGGGACGCTGACCGTGGGTGAGCGATCGTTCGTGGTGGAAGCGGATCATTTGCGCAAACTGGCCGACCTTGGTCGCGGGGCCTATGGAATCGTCGAAAAGATGCTGCACCAACCATCCGGCACAGTGATGGCGGTAAAACGAATTACGGTCACAAGCGGCATTGGTGtagctggtggcggtggcggcggcggcgtacAGTCGCAAGAGCAGAAGCGATTGCTTATGGATCTAGACGTGTCGATGCGCGCCAGCGACTGCCGGCACACAGTTCAGTTTTACGGTGCTCTGTTCCGCGAAGGTGATGTCTGGATTTGCATGGAAGTGATGGACACCAGCGTAGATAAGTTTTATCCCGTAGTGTACAAACGACCTGGCCGAACTATTCCGGAAGCCATTCTGGCACGCATTGCGCTGGCAATCGTTCGCGCTTTACATTACTTACACACGGAGCTGCGAGTCATTCACCGGGATGTGAAGCCGTCGAATGTTCTTATGAATCGTCACGGGGACGTGAAAATGTGCGATTTTGGCATATCTG GCTATCTCGTCGACTCCGTGGCGAAAACGATCGACGCAGGCTGCAAACCATACATGGCACCCGAGCGAATTGATCCGGCCAGCTGCAGCCGAACTGCCGGCTACGATATTAGGTCCGACGTTTGGTCGTTGGGTATCACAATGGTAGAGATTGCAACAGGCCGCTTTCCCTACGCTACCTGGCGGACACCGTTCGAACAGCTGAAGCAGGTCGTTACGGATGAGCCACCGCGACTGCCCAAAGTGACCACTGCCGGAAGCGAGCCGTTCTCAGCCGAATTTCACAACTTCATCGATCAATGCTTGAAGAAACATTACCAAGATCGTGCCAATTACGAACAACTGCTCGCCATGGACTTTGTGAAgcgttacgacgacgacaacatgaATGGCGACACAAGTGAAATGGCACGGTACATATGCATGATTCTGGACGAAACCGATGCAATAGCTGACAATAGCGTTAGCCAACCCTAG